The Pirellulales bacterium genome includes a region encoding these proteins:
- the cysK gene encoding cysteine synthase A: protein MATATAPAGIKNEITRCVGNTPLVRLRRLTEGCVATVAAKMENLNPLWSVKDRIARAMIDAAEREGRINENTVIIEPTSGNTGIGLAFVCAARGYRLTVTMPESMSLERRRMLKALGAELVLTPAAEGMPGAMKKAEELIAQNKNYFMPQQFSNPANPEVHRKTTAEEIWKDTDGQVDIVVSGVGTGGTITGVGEVLKKKKPSVRMIAVEPTNSPVITQRRNGEPLKPGRHTIQGLGAGFIPEVLNLDIVDDVVLVQDEDAMDTARQLAKLEGLMCGISSGAAAWAALQVARKAENSGKLIVVVLPDLGERYLSTKLFPE from the coding sequence ATGGCCACTGCCACTGCCCCTGCTGGAATTAAGAATGAAATCACTCGTTGTGTTGGCAACACACCGCTAGTCCGCTTGCGCCGCCTGACCGAGGGCTGCGTCGCCACCGTGGCCGCCAAGATGGAGAACCTCAATCCGCTCTGGAGCGTGAAAGACCGCATTGCCCGGGCGATGATCGACGCCGCCGAGCGCGAGGGCCGGATTAACGAAAATACCGTGATTATTGAACCGACCAGTGGCAATACGGGCATCGGTTTGGCCTTTGTTTGCGCCGCACGCGGTTATCGCTTGACCGTGACGATGCCCGAGAGCATGAGCCTCGAACGACGCCGGATGCTCAAAGCGCTCGGCGCCGAATTGGTGCTCACGCCCGCGGCCGAAGGCATGCCTGGCGCGATGAAGAAGGCCGAAGAATTGATCGCTCAGAATAAAAACTATTTCATGCCGCAACAGTTCAGCAATCCAGCGAACCCCGAAGTCCATCGCAAGACAACCGCCGAAGAGATTTGGAAGGATACAGACGGCCAAGTCGATATCGTCGTCAGCGGCGTGGGCACCGGCGGCACGATCACCGGCGTTGGCGAAGTGTTGAAAAAGAAAAAGCCGAGCGTGAGAATGATCGCCGTTGAGCCGACGAATAGCCCCGTCATTACGCAGCGCCGCAACGGCGAACCGTTGAAGCCCGGCCGCCACACAATCCAGGGCCTGGGCGCCGGTTTCATCCCCGAGGTGTTGAACTTGGATATCGTCGACGATGTTGTCCTGGTTCAAGATGAAGATGCCATGGATACCGCCCGCCAACTGGCCAAGCTCGAAGGACTAATGTGCGGCATTAGCTCTGGCGCTGCCGCCTGGGCCGCCTTGCAAGTGGCCCGCAAAGCAGAGAACAGCGGCAAGCTAATTGTCGTCGTTCTGCCAGATCTCGGTGAGCGATACTTATCGACAAAGCTGTTTCCAGAGTAA
- a CDS encoding cation transporter yields the protein MTPSAPSARSLYEQATRAAWVGLLANLGLGVVKLVGGLVGNSFALVSDAVNSLGDTFTSAVVLFALKVAQKPPDEEHPYGHTRAEAIAGTNVALLVIGSALAIGWEALQRIGSAEPAPQRWTLWIAGANAIIKEGLFQYKRRVAARTGSRAMIAHAWDHRADALCSLAVLIGLAAVRFGGEQFHWADSAAALVVVATVLISAGMVFRKSASELMDSQASSEFVEKVRSIAASIPGVTGVEKLWCRKSGLEYFVDIHIEVPPTMTVADGHEIGHDVKRQLQSQIPTLRDVLVHLEPCPKDHNCQQPSSSSGSN from the coding sequence ATGACTCCATCCGCTCCATCCGCTCGATCGCTGTACGAACAAGCTACTCGTGCCGCTTGGGTGGGACTGCTGGCCAATCTGGGCCTCGGAGTCGTCAAGCTTGTTGGCGGACTCGTCGGGAATTCGTTTGCATTGGTTTCCGATGCTGTCAATTCGTTGGGCGATACTTTCACCTCGGCCGTGGTGCTCTTTGCGCTGAAAGTTGCGCAAAAGCCGCCGGATGAAGAGCATCCTTACGGCCACACTCGAGCCGAGGCAATTGCGGGAACCAATGTGGCGCTACTGGTGATCGGATCGGCGCTGGCCATCGGCTGGGAAGCATTGCAGCGAATCGGCTCGGCTGAGCCGGCGCCGCAGCGCTGGACCTTATGGATCGCAGGAGCCAATGCAATCATTAAAGAAGGGCTGTTTCAATACAAACGTCGAGTGGCGGCTCGTACCGGATCGCGGGCGATGATCGCGCACGCTTGGGACCATCGCGCCGATGCGCTTTGCTCGCTGGCCGTGCTGATCGGCTTGGCGGCGGTGAGATTCGGCGGTGAACAATTCCACTGGGCCGACAGCGCTGCTGCGCTGGTGGTCGTAGCGACTGTTCTCATCTCCGCGGGCATGGTTTTTCGCAAGTCAGCCAGCGAACTGATGGATTCGCAGGCTTCCAGCGAGTTCGTGGAAAAAGTTCGCTCGATCGCCGCAAGCATTCCCGGCGTGACTGGCGTGGAAAAACTTTGGTGCCGCAAATCGGGACTGGAATATTTTGTCGATATTCACATCGAAGTGCCGCCGACGATGACTGTGGCCGACGGGCACGAAATTGGACACGACGTTAAGCGCCAACTCCAGTCCCAGATACCCACGCTGCGCGATGTGCTGGTCCATTTAGAGCCGTGCCCCAAGGACCACAACTGCCAACAGCCATCATCGAGCAGTGGGTCCAATTGA